In a single window of the Papaver somniferum cultivar HN1 chromosome 8, ASM357369v1, whole genome shotgun sequence genome:
- the LOC113306979 gene encoding pyruvate kinase 2, cytosolic-like, with amino-acid sequence MLDTIGPELQVLNKSEKSIALKAESSVVLTPDQDKEATSDVLPINYDGLAKAVKKGDTIFLGQYLFTGSETTSVWLEICTLPGSGAADMYSNCKQRIYTRICKQCDRYVLRFVSSATYMYSNLLAYMYSNL; translated from the exons ATGCTAGATACAATAGGCCCTGAATTGCAAGTTCTTAATAAAAGTGAAAAATCGATTGCACTGAAGGCTGAATCATCGGTTGTTTTGACTCCGGATCAAGATAAAGAAGCAACTTCAGATGTATTGCCAATCAATTATGATGGATTAGCAAAG GCAGTAAAGAAAGGAGACACCATCTTTCTAGGTCAATACCTGTTCACAGGAAGTGAAACTACATCAGTTTGGCTTGAG ATATGTACTTTACCTGGAAGTGgtgcagcagatatgtactcgaattgtaAGCAGCggatatatactcgaatttgtaagcagtgcgacagatatgtactcagatttgtaagcagtgcgacatatatgtactcaaatttattagcatatatgtactcgaatttgtga